One segment of Hippopotamus amphibius kiboko isolate mHipAmp2 chromosome 4, mHipAmp2.hap2, whole genome shotgun sequence DNA contains the following:
- the COPA gene encoding LOW QUALITY PROTEIN: coatomer subunit alpha (The sequence of the model RefSeq protein was modified relative to this genomic sequence to represent the inferred CDS: inserted 2 bases in 1 codon; substituted 2 bases at 2 genomic stop codons) gives MLTKFETKSVQVKGLSFHSRRPWILTSLHNGVIQLWHYRMCTLIDKFDEHDGPVRGIDFHKQQPLLVSGGEDYKIKVWNHKLRHCLFTWLGHLDYIRTTFFHHEYPWILSALDDQTIQVWNWQSRTCVCVLTGHNHYVTCAQFHPSEDLVVSASLDQTVRVWDISGLRKENLSPGAVESDVRGITGVDLFGTTDAVVRHVLEGHDRGVNWAAFHPTMPLIVSGADDHQVKIWRMNESEAWEVDTCQGHYNNISCAVFHPCQELILSNSEDKSIRVWDMSKWTGVQTFRRDHNRFWVLAAHPNLNLFAAGYDGCMIIFKLEWERPAYAVHGNMLHYVKDRFLRQLDFNSSRDVAVMQLWSGSKFPVLNMSYNPAENAVLLCTRASNLENSTYDLYAIPKDADSQNPDAPEGKRSSGLTAVWVAQNRFAVLDQMHLLLIKNLKNEITKKVQVPNCDEIFYAGTGNLLLRDAESITLFDVQQKRTLASVKISKVKYVIWSAEMSHVALLAKRAIVICNRKLEALCNIHENIRVKSGAWDESGVFIYTTSNRIKYAVTTGVRRAGLGTGDYGIIRTLDLPIYVMRVKGNNLYCLDRECHPRVLTIDPTEFKFKLALINRKHDEVLHMVRNAKLVGQSIIAYLQKKWYPEVALHFVKDEKTRFSLALECGNIEVALEAAKALDDKHCWEKLGEVALLQGNHQIVEMCYQHTKNFDKLSFLYLITGNLEKLRKMMKIAEIRKDMSGXFYLGDMSERVRILKNCGQKSLAYLTAATHGLDEEAESLKETFDPEKETIPDIDPNAKLLQPPAPIMPLDTNWPLLTVSXGFFEGSIASKGKGGALAADIDIDTVGTECWGEDAELQLDEDGFVEASEGLGDDALGKGQEEGGGWDVEEDLELPPELDIPPGAAGGAEDGFFVPPTKGTSQTQIWCNNSQLLVDHILAGSFETATRLLHDQVGVTQFGPYKQLFLQTYAQGRTTYQALPCLPSMYGYPNHNWKDAGLKNGVPAVGLKLNDLIQRLQLCYQLTTVGKFEEAVEKFRSILLSVPLLVVDNKQEIAEAQQLITICREHIVGLSMEIERKKLPKESLEQQKRICEMAAYFTHSNLQPVHMILVLRTALNLFFKLKNFKTAAAFARRLLELGPKPEVAQQTRTILSACEKNPTDAYQLNHDMHNPFDICAASYRPIYRGKPVEKCPLCGACXSPEFKGQICRVTTVTEIGRDVIGLRISPLQFR, from the exons ATGCTAACCAAATTCGAGACCAAGAGCGTGCAGGTCAAAGGACTCAGTTTTCACTCCAGAAGACCCTGGATCCTGACCAGTTTACACAATGGGGTCATTCAGTTATGGCACTATCGGATGTGTACCCTCATTGACAAGTTTGATGAACATGATGGTCCAGTACGAGGCATTGACTTCCATAAGCAGCAGCCACTGCTTGTCTCTGGAGGAGAGGACTATAAGATTAAGGTTTGGAATCACAAGCTTCGGCACTGTCTCTTCACATGGCTTGGGCACTTAGACTACATCCGCACTACATTTTTTCATCATGAATATCCTTGGATTCTGAGTGCTTTAGATGATCAGACTATCCAAGTGTGGAACTGGCAGTCTAgaacgtgtgtctgtgtgttaacGGGGCACAATCACTATGTCACGTGTGCTCAGTTCCACCCCTCAGAAGACTTGGTTGTATCAGCCAGCCTGGACCAGACTGTGCGCGTTTGGGATATTTCTGGTCTAAGGAAAGAAAACTTGTCCCCTGGTGCAGTGGAGTCGGATGTGAGAGGAATAACTGGGGTTGATCTGTTTGGAACTACGGATGCAGTGGTGAGGCATGTACTGGAGGGTCATGACCGTGGAGTTAACTGGGCTGCCTTCCACCCCACTATGCCCCTCATTGTATCTGGGGCAGATGACCATCAAGTGAAGATCTGGCGCATGAATGAATCAGAGGCATGGGAAGTTGATACCTGCCAAGGCCATTACAACAATATATCTTGTGCTGTCTTCCACCCTTGCCAAGAGTTGATCCTCAGCAATTCTGAGGACAAGAGTATCCGAGTCTGGGATATGTCGAAATGGACTGGGGTTCAGACCTTCCGCAGGGACCATAATCGTTTCTGGGTCCTAGCTGCCCATCCTAACCTTAACCTCTTTGCAGCAGGCTATGATGGTTGCATGATTATATTTAAACTGGAATGGGAACGGCCAGCCTATGCTGTTCATGGCAATATGCTGCATTATGTCAAGGACCGATTCTTACGTCAGTTGGATTTCAACAGCTCCAGAGATGTAGCTGTGATGCAGTTGTGGAGTGGTTCCAAGTTTCCAGTGCTCAACATGTCTTACAATCCAGCAGAAAATGCAGTCCTACTCTGTACAAGAGCCAGCAATTTAGAGAACAGTACCTATGACTTGTATGCCATCCCCAAGGATGCCGACTCCCAGAATCCTGATGCTCCTGAAGGGAAACGATCCTCAGGCCTGACAGCTGTTTGGGTTGCTCAAAATAGGTTTGCTGTCCTAGATCAGATGCATTTGCTTCTGATCAAGAATCTGAAGAATGAGATCACCAAAAAGGTACAGGTGCCCAACTGTGATGAGATTTTTTACGCTGGCACAGGCAACCTCCTGCTTCGAGACGCAGAATCCATCACGCTCTTTGACGTACAGCAGAAGCGGACCCTGGCATCTGTGAAGATTTCGAAGGTGAAATATGTTATCTGGTCAGCAGAGATGTCCCATGTAGCCTTACTGGCCAAACGTGCCATTGTGATCTGTAACCGCAAACTGGAGGCTCTGTGTAACATTCATGAGAACATTCGTGTCAAGAGTGGGGCCTGGGATGAGAGTGGGGTATTTATCTATACCACAAGCAACCGCATCAAATACGCTGTCACCACtggggt tcgccgagctggtctcggcactggGGACTATGGAATCATCCGGACTCTGGATTTGCCTATCTATGTCATGCGGGTGAAGGGCAACAACCTCTATTGCCTAGATAGGGAGTGTCATCCTCGGGTGCTCACCATCGATCCCACTGAGTTCAAGTTCAAGCTGGCCCTGATCAACAGAAAACATGATGAGGTACTACACATGGTGAGGAATGCCAAACTTGTAGGACAGTCTATCATTGCGTATCTCCAGAAGAAGTGGTATCCTGAAGTGGCACTGCATTTTGTCAAAGATGAGAAAACTCGCTTTAGTCTGGCACTGGAGTGTGGAAACATTGAGGTTGCTCTGGAAGCAGCCAAAGCCCTGGACGACAAGCACTGCTGGGAAAAGCTGGGAGAGGTGGCCTTGCTACAGGGGAACCACCAGATTGTGGAAATGTGTTATCAGCACACCAAAAACTTTGACAAACTTTCCTTCCTGTACCTTATCACTGGCAATCTAGAGAAGCTTCGCAAGATGATGAAAATTGCTGAGATCCGAAAGGACATGAGTGG CTTCTACCTGGGAGACATGTCAGAGCGGGTGCGGATCCTAAAGAACTGTGGGCAGAAGTCACTGGCCTATCTCACAGCTGCTACCCATGGCttagatgaagaagctgagagcCTGAAGGAGACATTCGACCCAGAGAAGGAGACGATCCCAGACATTGACCCTAATGCCAAACTGCTTCAGCCACCTGCACCTATTATGCCGTTGGATACCAATTGGCCCTTATTGACTGTGTCCTAAGGGTTCTTTGAAGGCTCCATTGCCagcaaggggaagggaggagcacTGGCTGCTGACATTGACATTGACACTGTTGGTACTGAGTGCTGGGGAGAGGATGCGGAGCTGCAGCTGGATGAAGATGGGTTTGTGGAGGCTTCAGAAGGTTTGGGGGATGATGCTCTCGGCAAGGGACAAGAAGAAGGCGGAGGCTGGGACGTAGAAGAAGATCTGGAGCTCCCTCCTGAGCTGGATATACCGCCTGGGGCAGCCGGTGGGGCTGAGGATGGATTCTTTGTGCCCCCCACCAAGGGAACCAGCCAAACTCAGATCTGGTGCAATAACTCTCAGCTTCTAGTTGATCACATCCTGGCAGGCTCTTTTGAAACAGCCACGCGGCTCCTTCATGACCAAGTAGGAGTAACCCAGTTTGGCCCCTACAAGCAACTGTTCCTACAGACCTATGCCCAAGGCCGTACCACCTATCAggctctgccctgcctgccctccaTGTATGGCTACCCCAATCACAATTGGAAGGATGCAGGGCTGAAGAACGGTGTACCGGCTGTGGGCCTGAAGCTTAACGACCTCATCCAGCGGCTGCAGCTGTGCTACCAGCTCACCACAGTCGGCAAGTTTgaggaggctgtggagaaatTCCGTTCCATTTTACTGAGTGTGCCACTTCTTGTTGTGGACAATAAACAGGAGATCGCAGAGGCTCAGCAGCTCATCACCATTTGCCGTGAGCACATTGTGGGCTTGTCCATGGAGATAGAAAGGAAGAAGCTGCCCAAAGAGTCTCTAGAACAGCAGAAGCGCATCTGTGAGATGGCAGCCTATTTCACCCACTCAAACCTGCAGCCGGTGCACATGATCCTGGTGCTGCGCACGGCCCTCAACCTCTTCTTCAAGCTCAAGAACTTTAAGACTGCTGCCGCCTTTGCTCGGCGCCTGCTGGAGCTCGGGCCCAAGCCGGAGGTGGCTCAGCAGACCCGCACAATCCTGTCTGCCTGTGAGAAGAACCCTACAGATGCCTACCAGCTCAATCATGACATGCACAATCCTTTTGACATCTGTGCTGCATCTTATCGGCCCATCTACCGTGGAAAGCCAGTGGAGAAATGTCCACTCTGTGGGGCCTGCTAGTCCCCTGAGTTCAAGGGTCAAATCTGCAGGGTCACTACAGTGACAGAGATTGGCAGAGATGTGATTGGTTTAAGGATCAGCCCTCTGCAGTTTCGCTAA